The genomic interval TCGAATTCAATAAGAATGAAGATGCGCTAAAGCTCCTGGTTTCTGATTTGGAGCAGCGCTTGGCCAAGATCCGCCTGGGCGGAGGTCAAAAGAAAATCGAAAAACAGCACGCACAGGGCAAGTTGACGGCCCGCGAACGCATCGACTACTTGGTAGACAAGGGGCGTCCGCGTGTGGAAATCGGAGCCTTTGCCGGCGACGGCATGTACGAGGAGTACGGCGGCTGCCCGAGCGGTGGTGTGGTTATTGAAATCGCTTATGTTCAGGGGCGTCAGTGCGTGGTCGTAGCCAACGACGCCACGGTGAAGGCTGGAGCCTGGTTCCCCATCACGGGTAAAAAGAACTTGCGGGCTCAGGAGATTGCCATGGAGAATCGATTGCCCATCATCTACTTGGTGGATTCAGCAGGGGTTTTTCTGCCGATGCAGGACGAGATTTTCCCAGATAAAGAGCACTTTGGTCGGATTTTCCGCAACAACGCGGTCATGAGCAGTATGGGTATCCCCCAAATCGCGGCCATTATGGGCTCTTGCGTGGCTGGTGGGGCCTACTTACCCATCATGAGCGATGAGGCGCTTATCGTCGATAAAACGGGGTCTATTTTCCTTGCGGGGAGCTACTTGGTGAAAGCGGCCATTGGTGAGGACATCGACAACGAGACTTTAGGGGGCGCCACAACCCATTGCGAAATTTCTGGGGTGACGGATTACAAGAGCAAAGACGACAAGGACTGCCTGGATTCCATCAAGAACATCATGGACAAGATGGGTGATTTTGATAAGGCGGGATTCAATCGCATCGAGCCGCAGGCTCCGGCAAAGCCCTATGAAGAGATCATGGGCATTCTGCCCGAGAAGAGAGATAAGCCCTACAACACGCATGAGCTCATTGAGCATTTGATCGATGCGGACAGTTGGGAAGAGTATAAAGCCAACTACGGGCAGACCATCGTCTGTGGTTATGGCCGTATCGATGGCTGGGCCGTGGGAATTGTGGCCAATCAGCGCAAGTTGGTGAAGAGTAAAAAAGGTGAGATGCAGTTTGGCGGGGTCATTTACTCCGATTCAGCCGACAAAGCGGCCCGATTCATCATGAACTGCAACCAAAAGAAAATTCCACTGGTGTTCTTGCAGGATGTGACGGGATTCATGGTGGGATCGCGCAGTGAGCACGGAGGTATTATTAAAGACGGTGCCAAGCTGGTCAATGCCATGAGCAACAGTGTGGTACCCAAATTCACCGTAGTCGTCGGAAACAGCTATGGGGCCGGTAACTATGCGATGTGTGGTAAGGCTTATGATCCACGTCTCATTGTGGGCTGGCCAACAGCCAACATTGCCGTGATGGGTGGAGCTCAAGCCGCCAAAGTCTTGCTTCAAATTGAAAAAAGCCGGCTCAAGGCTCAGGGGGAAGAGATTACACCTGAGAAGGAGCAGGCTCTATTGGAGACTATTGAGAAGCGCTACGACGACCAAACCTCTCCGTATTACGCAGCTTCACGCCTTTGGTTGGATGCCGTCATAGACCCACGCGATACGCGAAAAGTCTTGAGTATAGGGATTGAAATGGCGAATCACGCACCTGCGGAGCGCCCTTACAACACCGGGGTGTTACAGACGTGATCAGCGCTCGATGACGCTTCGGCTCTCGACCTCGCCCGTTTTTCCCTTGAAGAAAAGAAAGCCCTTGGAGCTTTCTACTTTAAAGCCTCGCCAGTCTGAATCTTCGGATCTGTAGAGTTCTCCTTGTACGATGACTTTTGCTCCGGGTTCCACTCTAATTTGAACTTCTTTGGCGATCCATGTCTTGCCTTTCAAGGCGAGAACAGATCCTTTTTTGACGACCAAGTTGGTGTAGATCGAGCGATTGGTCCATTGCTGATTCCCCCTCACCTTTATCTCTTCGCTCACTTGAGGAAGGTCCATCTCCCATAATCCTCGGCCAAAAGTAGCCGCCCGAAGAACACGCGCAAATGGATGCAATTCAAGTTCACTCACTTCGGCGTAAGGAATTCCTCGCTCTTCCTTCCAGATTCCTCCGCGGCCTTCCTTGACAAAAACACCAGAAGAAGTGCCCACATAAATTCGTCCGGGATGACCAGGGTCCGCCTCTACCTCCGTTACCTTTCTGTTTTTCAGCGAAGGATCGCCTTCGAAAAGACCGGTCCAATCTTCGTAACCGCTTCCGTTGAAGTAAATGACCTTTGGATGAGGGTACGCCTTAAATCCGCTTTCTAGTTTCCCAAAAGAAATCCAACACGCTCCAGGTTGAAAGGGGTCGGGTTCAACATCGGTCACAGTCATTTTGATTTCTTCACCTCCTTCATAGGCAGAAAGCCACGGATGCAGCTCTTCCCATTTCATGTCTTTGATCCGTTCATTCCGGATGTCATTCGTTTTCCAGATCCCCTTGACTCCTGAAATACTTGTGAAGTAAAGTTCATTGGTGTTGTATCGGTTGAGGTAGGCCTCCCAACCTTCTCCTCCTTCAGGAACAGGCCAAACCATCTCCCATTCCACACCGCTGTTCCAAGATCGAATAAGTCCTTTTTGAGCTGCGTAATACACGAGTTCCGGTTGCCGGGGATCAATGCTGTAATGCTTCTTCCATTGTCGACCTCCAATGGCCCCATTCGGCGTCAAGTAACTTGTTTTCCCATTTGGATCCGTCACTCCAAATCCAGAACTAGACGAACAGTAGATGTATATACTGGAGTCATTCACTACAGGTATGGACTTGAACCCATCGCCAAAGAAGACTTGCCGCCAAATCCCAAGAGGGTCACGCCATACATTCCCCGTGTCAAACCCTCCGTAGGAGAGATGTCCAGGACGGGTCATGGACGATCCTACATTATACATGTTGGCTACGCCAATTCCATTGGTCAAGTCTTCCCAGGATTGGCCACCATCGACGGATCTATTGATTCCACCGTCCGTTGCGATATACAGCTCCTGACGATGGGGATCAAAAGAAATCCAATGAAGATCATCGTGATAATCTTTGGTCACCGCCGCCACATTTTGCCCCCCGTCTTCGGTTTTGTAAAACCGTTAACACATTTCCCAGTACAATTCGTCGGGGTTGGTCGGATGCACTGCAAAGGCCTGTGATCGGCCATGACCCAGCCTTCTTTGTACACCTAAGTCCTTGCCAAAAGCACGTACAAAAGACCATTGCTCAGAATCCAAATCCACTGAGTACAATTCGGCATTGAACTTTCGGGAGCTATGGCCTTCATTGGCGGTATAGGCGACCCAAAGCGTGGAGGGATCCGCCGGGCTGATGCGAATAGTCAATTGCTTTACGGGTAGGTCATCCTTCTGAAAGCCAAATTCATCCGGAAGGGTCATTTGTTCAAACTGGAATCCACCATCTCGCGATCGGTACAATCCATCGCCCGAGGCCAGTAGGACTCGTCCCATGGATGCTGGTTGAAAGCAGAGGTCGTAAAAGACTCCCGAAGCCACCTTTTTCCACCGGATTTGATCTGCTTTTGCAAGGGCATTGGTCGCCAGAAAGAGTCCTTCCGTTGTTGCCGCCCATAAACGATTTCCATCCCTTGGATCAATCAGGAGTTTTCGAATCCGAACGATTTTCCATGGCTTATTGAGATCTGTAAACGGAAGCGACTCCTCGATTCCATTAATCCACTCCCAGGTCTGACCCTCATCCCGTGTGCGCGCAACCCCTAGTGAAAATGAAAAGTCCGCATCCCCATCTCCGTTGGCAATGAACCAGGTCGAGGATGACTCTGGTGCGACTTGAATGTGTGAAACTCCGGGAACCCAAAAAAAGTCTGTTCCCCCGTTTCGCCACGAGACTCCGCGATCATCAGAAATAAACAGGCCTCCCGAGGGGGAGCCAGTGAAAATGCGGTTGGGCAACCGCGTATCAAATTCAACAAAAGCTAATCTTCCCGTCCCTTTAATACGCGTAAAGGTCTCTGGCCTCATTTGCGCATTCTCAGGCGGATGAGTGGGGCCCAATTCACGCCATATGCCATGCTGGGCAAGTAGCGTGCTCGGAAGAAGGGTGAGGATGAGAAGGAGTCGTTTCATACTACTAAAACGCCCAGAGTCGCTTATCTGTTTCGACTAAAAACAAGAAGAGCCGGGCGAACCCGACTCTCCAATGAAACAGAAACACTTAACACTTAAATTGTCGATTTAATGGTCAACTTGATCGGAGCGGTTAAAGCCCCATCCGTATCCTCAAAGGTTACGATGTACAGACCAGGAGTCCATTGTTGTGGAATTTTAAAACGAAAATCCACAGACGGACCAACTGGAACTTGTCCAACCAAGACACCTATCGTATTGTATATCGAGATGGTACCGCCTTTAATGGCCATATCACCTTCGAAATGAAAGACAACTTCGTCTACCGCGGGATTTGGATACACATCAAACGTCTTATCATCTCCTCCTGCCTGTACAGCAAGCGAGCCGATAAACAACGCTAAAATGAATAGTACTCTTTTCAACATAAGAATCTCTTTAAAAAGTATATTCTCCCATCAGTTACTTCAAATATCACATTTAATTGCCTTTTTCACAAGTCATCTTAACAGAAATTTCATTTTCGCCCATTCTTAAGGCCTTCGCGGATTAAGGTACCTTTGTCGACATGTCTGACCTCACCCTCAGGGATCATATCATCAAGAATTTGAAGCTCGCTTATCCAGTTATGCTTTCCCAATTGGGGCATATCATGGTTGGTGTAGCCGATTCGGTGATGGTCGGCCGATTGGGTACGGAGCCCTTGGCGGCGGCGGCCTTTGGCAACAGTATTTGGATTGTCATTTTCGTGGTTGGCTATGGAATTTCTCAGGCCGTAACGCCCATTATTGCCCGAGCACACGCGGAAAAGCAGTTTCGGATGATCGGCTCCATGCTTCGGCACACCTTGGCTTTGAATCTGATCGTGACGGTTATACTCGGTGCACTCATGTTCGCGGCATGGCCTTTTCTGGGCTCTTTGGACCAAGAACCTCAAGTGATGAAGCTGGCCTACCCCTACTTGAGCATCATTACTTGGTCCTTTTTACCGCTGATGATCTTTCAGGCATTCCGGCAGTTCATGGAAGGTCTTTCGCACACGTTTCAACCCATGCTGATTTCCCTTTCCGCAAACTTTTTAAATGTTGGTCTCAACTGGCTTTTGATCTACGGAAACTGGGGTTTCCCTGAGCTTGGGCTGAATGGTGCAGGTATTGCCACCTTAATCAGTAGGAGCTTAATGGTTGTGGGCATCGGGTACTATTTGTGGAAATCCAATCTCTTCCGCCCTTTTCGTCCGTACTTCTTTGCCATGCCATGGAGAAGAGACTTCTTTGGTCGTTTACTTCAACTCGGGATTCCAACCAGTCTTCAGATGCTCTTTGAAGTGGGTGCCTTTGTGATCGCTGCCATTTGGATTGGTCAGATTTCAGCTGAGGCCTTGGCAGCACATCAAATTGCCCTGAATCTCGCTTCGATCAGCTTCATGCTGGCCAGTGGAATGGCCGCTGCGGCCACCATCCGAGTGGGGAATCAACGCGGACTCAAGGATCGCCACAACCTCAGGAATGCGGCATTTTCTGCCCTCATCCTCGCCACCCTGTTTATGGGAACAGCAGGAATTCTCTTCGCCACCGCCGGGGAACCCTTGGCGCGTCTGTACATCGATGAATTACCGGTGATTGAATCAGCTTCTGCCCTCTTGTTGATCGCTGCTATTTTCCAATTATCCGATGGAGCCCAAGTGGTTACGCTCGGGGCATTGCGAGGACTAGAGGATGTTCGGATACCAACAGTGATTACACTCTTTGCCTATTGGATCATTGGTATTCCGCTTGGCTATTACTTGGCCTTTAGCGAAGGGCTTAATGAACAGGGCATTTGGTACGGACTTGCGGCGGGGCTAACCGTGAGCGCAGTACTGCTCTTCATGAGGTTTCAACGGCTGAGCACCCGAATGACGCTGTAGTAGGTTTTGAGGGACCCTTTAACGAATCAAGGAGAAAAATCCTGTTTCGCGATGGGTAGCGCCATTGACATCCATGACCTTAACTTCCCACAAATACGTGTCTTGCGGTGCGGGTCGATCCTTCTTGGCGTCCAATCCTGTCCAACCTTCGCCAACGATTTCCGAATAAAACACGAGATCCCCCCACCTGCTGAATACCGAGAACTGATAGTCCACTTCTCCAAATATTTTTGGGGCAAAAGACTCGTTCAATCCATCTTGATTCGGCGTAAACACATTCGGTACATAGAGTAAATACTCAGGCTGAACGACTACCGTCCGATACATGGTATCGGTACATCCGAATTCATTTCCAACAACTTGCCGGACGGTATAATTCCCGTCCTCCAAATATCGGTGCTCAAAATACGAAGCCGAATAAACGGTGGAGTCTCCCATGTCAAACGTGGTCCAATACGAACCTATACTCGTGTCTTGTACCACCACAGTTGGTTCAAAAAATGAGGTAACCTCTGGATCTACCACAAATCCGGCAATAGGGCTCGGATCCACGACAACCATATCCTCAATGACCACCACGTGGGTGTCTACACAGCCCTCCAAGACTTCAATGGTCAATCGGACATCATAGCTTCCAGGGAGGTTGTAGGTATGTGTAGGACTACTGGCCGTACTGGCCGAACCATCTCCAAATTCCCAGAGATAACTGATGTTTACCCAAGTGTTGATGTTGTCCACAAACTGAACCGTCAAAGGCGCACAACCCACAACCGTATCCGTATCGAAATCAGGCTCCACCTCGGGAAAAATTCGAACCGTATCCGTCAAAAAAGTCGTGCAGGCATTTTCGCTCACGGTCAAGGTCACCAAATACTCTCCAGGAGCAGCATAGGACTTGGATGGGTTGGATACTTGACTGGTAGTACCATCTCCAAAGTCCCAATCAAAAACAGCATCAGGAGTGTGCTGGCTCAGCACCGTGAAATCCAAGGCGTTTCCATCGATACAGTCAATTCCTGTATACGACCAATCCACCGGGATTCCTTCGGCAATTTCAATCCAGGTCGTAATGGTATCTGCACAGTAATAACCGGGATTGGCCACCAAAGTAACCATGTAGGTACCGGTGTCGGGATACGTATAGGTCGGATTCGGTGATGTACTGGTATCCGTAGTGGTGGTTGGATCGCCAAAATCCCAGTAATAAAAGGACGTAAACAGGCTCTGGTGGTTGAAATTGAAGGTTGTTCCCGTACAGAACTGAGTTTGCGGTGTAATGCCTGCAACCGTGGCGCTCAAACACACGGCCGTGTTGAATTGGAAGTCTCTGCGGTTTTCGGTCAAAAGGACACCGTTCCGGTATTCTTCTGCCACAACGGTTACCACATATTGACCGATTAAGGTTGCAGACCCCGTAAGCTGACCAGAGCTTGAATCGATGACGAAGGCCGGGTTCGCATCAATGGGGTACTGAATGGTGTATCCCGGATTCCACAGCACGTTGGGAAAGGGTGGCGGCAGCGGCGGATTCGGCGCTGGATTCATTTGGGAGCCTCCGTTGTAAGGTGTGGCAAAACGATAGTACAGAGAATCTCCATCCAAATCAGTAGCGCTGTGATCAAAATCCAAGGTGTCATTGGTACACAGAACGATAGGTGGAAAATTGTTGAAAAAGGCCGAGTTGTTGCAGTGATAAGGAGGGCCTGGAATGGTTGTAGCGTATGTGGCCCCTTGCTCTTCCGGCAAGAAAATATTGTTGATACTCGCGTTTCGGCAACAGCGTTGATACACGAGGGTATACCCACCGGCTATGGGCGGAAGGTTGACGATTTCGGCATAGATTCCTTCCTCGACGCAGACGTTCGGTGGACTGGTTAAGCAAGGGTTATTGATGTACGGAGGAACCGTAGTAATCGCTGGGCTGAACATCTGAACGGTCGTGACCAAAAAGCCAGCGCTATCGTACACAGCTACCGTAGCTGGATTGTCAAATGGAGCTCCCTGACTATTGCAATCGCGATACACCTTAAGGGTGATGATGTAATCGTCATTTCCGATGCACTCGTAGTAGATCTCACCACCCACAATATGCCAAGCATCTGAACCCAATGGGATCAGAAGCATGCAAATGATTGAGTAGATCCAGAGCTTCTTCATACCAGAATTGACGAACGAGGGAGAAATGCGGTTGGTAGAATAATAGCAATCTTACCGCATTAATGTTCTAATGTACAATAATCTCTCGGGAATCTGAAGTGCTGCCGACCTGGTAGTGAAGGAGATAGGTCCCGGAAGAAAGTCCAGCTAAATCAACTTCGACGGTATGCGTTCCGGGCATTAATGTACCGAGTTGGCCCTCTGAAACAACTTTTCCCTGAAGGTCATGAAGCTTCCAGGTACACGCTGAGAGCTCCTCGGTTGTAAAGCGGAGGTTGATACTGCCTACGGCAGGATTCGGATAGACATCGGCCCGTAGGGCCTCCTCTTCTTCCAATCCGATGATCTTGGTACCGCGAAGCAAAATCTTGTCGAGGGAGATGATGTTGTCGTCATCGCTGTCGTGGACAAAGGCAATCCGGACATTCATGCCTTCGTACTGGCTCAAGGAAACCGTATGGGGCTGGAGTACGCACCGCCAATTCAGTGAGTCGCCGTCGATTTCAAGGTAGGTACCGTCATATCCATGTACCCACCCCTCGCTGTAGCGATGGTTATTGAAGACCGGGACCGGACTGTCCGTGGTTGGGTTGGGATTCGATCCAATCCACTGGGCTGCACGGAACAACGTGTCCGTAAAGTCTTCTGGACGACTCCCCGTGGTACTGGCGACTACGGAGTAACCATCGAGGTAGATCGGTGCGTGCCTGCTGGCCGAGTACCAGCTTAAGTTGGTCCAATCGTCAACCAAAAAGAAGGCGGGCGAAATCAGGTAATTGCGATTTCCAGGGGCAAAGCCTTCGAGCCAACTAGTCGAAGCGATCACCGTATTGCTCGTATCCACATTGGCAATTCCAGGTCCTAAGAACCAGTTCGGATCTAAGCCGTTGGCGGAGGGAATGCTGTCTAGACTGTAGTTCTGCCAAACGGTAATGTCCGCTGTATCCTGGGTATCCACAAAGTTAGTAGGCATCACTCCCGACTCGAAGTCCAGATAGAAAATGGTGTCGTTCTGTCCAAAGGCGGTTATGAAGGCCCCTACCAAGGTGGCAATGAGTAGAGTGCGTTTCATGTGTCTAATTTAAGAAGCGATGCGAAACATCTGAAAATGAGGGGCCTGTTTTTTCTGAAATAAAAAAAGCCGCCCCAACGGGACGGCCTTTTAAAACGATAAAAACGTTCAATTACTTCACAACGAAATTCTTGGTGAAGCTAGTACCCATGGCCTCGATGGTCATGTTGTACGCGCCAGCTGCAAAGTTTGAAACGTCTTGAGTGGTCTCGTATGTTCCAGGAACTTGATCTCCCAAGTTCTGAACAGCAACTGTACGACCTTGCATGTCGGTGATTACGATATTGACTTCAGTAGACACGGTCAATTCGTACTCAACGTTCAAGATAGTCGTCGCAGGGTTAGGGAACATCTGGATGGATGCTTCCAACTTATTCTCTTCGATGCTAGAAGCATCGGTTCCGAGCAACAAGATGTCGTCAATCGAGATCAAGTTGTCATCATCTGAGTTGTGGATGAAAGCAATGTGGATAGACTGACCGTTGTAGGCAGACATATCTACAGTGTGCTCAGTCAACTCACCGATAAAACGAGTTGAATCTGCACCTGGATCGTACTGGATACCAGTTCCGTCAAATCCTTGTACCCAACCAGCGCTGAATACGTACCAGTTGAACTGTGGGATTGGGCTTGCTCCAGAAGAATCTGAATCAGCACCCAAGAATTGACCTGCACGGAAAATAGTATCCGTGAAGCTCGTCTCCAAGTTATCTGTGGTAGAAACAACTACAGCGTATCCATCGATGTACAATGGAGTCTGGCGAGAAGCTGATTTCCAGCGCAACTCAGAAGCGTCATTCCCCAAAGTAACTTGTGGAGAAATGAAGTAGTTGCGGTTTCCTGGCAAGAATCCAGCCAACCATGAGCTTGAACCCAATACGATGTTGGTTGAATCTACGTCAGCGTATCCCAAAGACAAGAACCACTCTTGTGGACGACCATTCGCATCTGCCAATCCGTCGAAATCCAAGTTGATCCAGTTTGGGTCATCATTTCCAGATGGCGCACCGGCCACGATCAATGCAGTATCTGCATTTTCAAAGTTCATCCACAACAGAGTATCGTTCTGAGCGGAAGCAAATCCGAAAGCGATAACTGCTGCAAAAAGCATAGAAATTCTCTTCATAAATAAGTGTTTGAGTTAATAAACGTAGCACAAAGTTAACCATTTCTTAGCGCAAAGCCGTAAACAATTATCATGCTTTCTTACGGACCATCATGAGTCCATCGCGCAGAGGAAGAAGCATATTCTCCACGCGGTCATCGTCTTGAATCTTGGCATTAAAGGCCTGCAACCCAGCGGTGTCCACATCCCCAGATGCAGCAGGCTCCAACACCTTTCCGCTCCAAAGCACATTATCCGCAAGTAAATATCCCCCAGGCTGAAGGTCGTCGATCACCTGATCGTAGTAGTGGCTGTAGTTCTCCTTATCGGCATCCAAGAAAACCAGATCCCAAGGTCGTTTAAGGTCTTCCAAAATACCGCGCGCATCACCGATATGCGAATGGATGCGATCTCCGCCATCGGCCTCTTGAAAATATCCGGACACGCGATCGGCGAGCTCTTCATCGCGATCGATGGTGTGGAGTTCGCCATCGGGCCGTAGGCCCTGAAGCATAGCAATAGCGCTGTAACCCGTGTAGGTCCCGACCTCAAGAATATACTTGGGCTGAATCATTTGCGAAATCAGGGACAAAAACCGGCCCTGAAGGGGGCCGCTCAACATGCGCGGATTGAGGACCTGCATGTGGGTTTCACGGTTGATGCGTTGCAGGAGTTCGCTCTCCGGGGAGCTGTGCTGCTCAGAGTAGTCTTCGATTCTGGGGTCTAGAAAATCCATTTTATTTGGCTTGATAGACCAAGGTACTCAATTGACTGGGGTCAAAAATATCTTTGGCCAGTTCTTGAACTTGCGCGGCGCTTACCGCCTCTACTTTCGCGGCGAGCTCCTCAATGGAGTCAAAGCGATCGCGCTGCAGCAGACTTTTTCCCAAGGCGAGCATAAGGCTGCCGTTGTTTTCGGTGGCGATGGCCAGCTGTCCGAGCAGCTGCTTCTTCGCCCGACTGAGCTGCAAGACCCCCAAAGGCTTTTCGCGCAGTTTCTTGAGCTCTCGCTGTACCAAGTCCAGTGAGCGCTGCATCTGTCCTTTGTCCGTACCGAGGTAGATGCCGAACACGCCCGTGTCACTATAAGCCTGGTAGTAGCTCTCGATGTGGTAGGTGAATCCGTAACGCTCTCGAACATTGAGGTTTAAACGGGAATTCATACCCGGCCCACCCAGCAAATTATTGAGCAAGGCCATCCCCGTCAGGCGTTCGTCAAAAGCATCATAGCACCGGTTCCCCAGGATACAATGGCTTTGATAGGTTTCGCGCTGAATGATTTTTTCTTGAGGACGGTGCGCCTGCGGCGCGATGCGCGGCTCCGAAGACTCCGCCGGGAGCTTGTGCCCACCCAAATGTTCTTCGAGGTACTTGCGCAATTTCTTTTCGCTGATTCGGCCAACGCTGGCAAAAACGAGTTCCTCTGGAGCATACCTCCGCTTGCGAAAGGCGCGGAGCATGGGCGCTTTGAAGCTGCGCACGATTTCGGGAGTGCCTAGAATGTTTTTTCCGATGGCGTCATCCGGGAAGAGCATTTCTTCGAAGTCGTCGAAAATGAGGTCACTGGGAGAGTCTTCATAGCTGTAGATCTCATCGACAATCACCGCTTTTTCCTTGGTAATTTCCTTAGCTGGGAACTTGGGATTGAGCAAAATATCGCTCATCAGCTCAATGGCCCGTCCGTAATACGCGGATAAAAATGAAGTGTGCAGGGTCGTGTCTTCCTTCCCTGTAAAGGCGTTCAATTCACCGCCCACGTCTTCCATTCGGCTTAAGATGTGGTAGGCCTTTCTCTTGGAGGTCCCTTTGAACATCATATGCTCGATGAAATGGGCCATACCCTGCTCTTCCGGACGCTCATCTCGGCTGCCCGCATCGATGAAGAGTCCGCAATGGGCTACGGGCCGATCAATCGGTGCATGAACGACGCGTATGCCGTTTGCTAGCTCAAAACGCAGGACTTCCATGGGCGCGAAGATACGGGAAAGAAAAAGTCCCGACCACCACAGTCGGGACTCCCTACATTAACCAAAACAGACTACTTCCTATTAGGAAATAGAAAAACAGTATTTGTTGGCGGCAATCAGCTCTTCAGCAATTGCGCGGCGTACTTCTTTGACATTGATGTTGGTTGGCTTGGTAAAGCGCTTCAATCCCATCATCAAGAGTTGGCGCTCGTCTCCTTCCGCAAAGGAACCGACCGCCTCTCGACCTGCACGTGCCACTTCTTCAATGGCGTTGTAGACGTACAACTGGGTCATGGCAATCTGGCCTTTCACCTTGTCCTCACCATTCTTTTCGGCCAGTTTCAAGGTGCGCAGGATAGCGCTTTCCGCGGCATAGGTTTCAATGATCATGTCGGCTACGTTCATCATCACCTCTTGCTCCGCTTCAATGTTCATTCCGAAGGATTCAACTGCCTTTCCAGCCACCATCAAAATGGCTTTCTTGAGCTTGCCTAACACTTCCAGTTCAGCAGCCAATAGAGCACTGTAGTCTGGGGTATCAAAGCTCGGAATCGACATGAGCTCGTTGGCTACACTCATCGCTGGAGTCATCAAATCCAACTCTCCCTTCATGGCCTTTTTCAAAATCATCCCCACGGTCAGCATGCGGTTGATTTCATTGGTACCTTCATAGATGCGCGCAATTCGGGCATCGCGGTAAGCCGCCGACATCGGTGCATCTTCTGAGAATCCCATTCCACCGTAGACCTGAACACCCTCGTCCACAACGTAGTCCAAGACTTCAGATCCGTGTACCTTAGCAATGGCACACTCGATGGCGTATTCTTCAACACCCTTCAACTTAGAAGTTTGTGGATCCGCTCCTTCAGCGACCAATTGGTTGATTTTATCTTCGATATCCTGACCGGCACGATAGGTCAAGCTTTCAGAGGCATAAATTTTAGATGCCATTTCCGCCAGCTTTACCTTGATGGCTCCGAAACTAGAAAGCGGCTGACCAAATTGGTGACGCTCGTTTGCATATTGAGTCGACAAGGTCGAAATACGGCGAACGCTGTCGAGACATGCTACGCTCAACTTGATTCGTCCAACATTCAATGCGTTCATGGCGATCTTAAAGCCATTTCCACGCTCACTCAACATGTGGCTCACCGGTACCTTGACATCGTTGAAAAAGACTTGACGGGTACTGCTCGCGCGAATTCCGAGTTTATCCTCTTCCTCGTTGAGCTCCAGCCCCTCTGCTCCTTTTTCTACGATGAACGCCGTGATGTTTTTATCGTCTT from Cryomorphaceae bacterium carries:
- a CDS encoding acyl-CoA carboxylase subunit beta — protein: MDIEFNKNEDALKLLVSDLEQRLAKIRLGGGQKKIEKQHAQGKLTARERIDYLVDKGRPRVEIGAFAGDGMYEEYGGCPSGGVVIEIAYVQGRQCVVVANDATVKAGAWFPITGKKNLRAQEIAMENRLPIIYLVDSAGVFLPMQDEIFPDKEHFGRIFRNNAVMSSMGIPQIAAIMGSCVAGGAYLPIMSDEALIVDKTGSIFLAGSYLVKAAIGEDIDNETLGGATTHCEISGVTDYKSKDDKDCLDSIKNIMDKMGDFDKAGFNRIEPQAPAKPYEEIMGILPEKRDKPYNTHELIEHLIDADSWEEYKANYGQTIVCGYGRIDGWAVGIVANQRKLVKSKKGEMQFGGVIYSDSADKAARFIMNCNQKKIPLVFLQDVTGFMVGSRSEHGGIIKDGAKLVNAMSNSVVPKFTVVVGNSYGAGNYAMCGKAYDPRLIVGWPTANIAVMGGAQAAKVLLQIEKSRLKAQGEEITPEKEQALLETIEKRYDDQTSPYYAASRLWLDAVIDPRDTRKVLSIGIEMANHAPAERPYNTGVLQT
- a CDS encoding MATE family efflux transporter: MSDLTLRDHIIKNLKLAYPVMLSQLGHIMVGVADSVMVGRLGTEPLAAAAFGNSIWIVIFVVGYGISQAVTPIIARAHAEKQFRMIGSMLRHTLALNLIVTVILGALMFAAWPFLGSLDQEPQVMKLAYPYLSIITWSFLPLMIFQAFRQFMEGLSHTFQPMLISLSANFLNVGLNWLLIYGNWGFPELGLNGAGIATLISRSLMVVGIGYYLWKSNLFRPFRPYFFAMPWRRDFFGRLLQLGIPTSLQMLFEVGAFVIAAIWIGQISAEALAAHQIALNLASISFMLASGMAAAATIRVGNQRGLKDRHNLRNAAFSALILATLFMGTAGILFATAGEPLARLYIDELPVIESASALLLIAAIFQLSDGAQVVTLGALRGLEDVRIPTVITLFAYWIIGIPLGYYLAFSEGLNEQGIWYGLAAGLTVSAVLLFMRFQRLSTRMTL
- a CDS encoding T9SS type A sorting domain-containing protein → MLKRVLFILALFIGSLAVQAGGDDKTFDVYPNPAVDEVVFHFEGDMAIKGGTISIYNTIGVLVGQVPVGPSVDFRFKIPQQWTPGLYIVTFEDTDGALTAPIKLTIKSTI
- a CDS encoding PKD domain-containing protein — encoded protein: MKKLWIYSIICMLLIPLGSDAWHIVGGEIYYECIGNDDYIITLKVYRDCNSQGAPFDNPATVAVYDSAGFLVTTVQMFSPAITTVPPYINNPCLTSPPNVCVEEGIYAEIVNLPPIAGGYTLVYQRCCRNASINNIFLPEEQGATYATTIPGPPYHCNNSAFFNNFPPIVLCTNDTLDFDHSATDLDGDSLYYRFATPYNGGSQMNPAPNPPLPPPFPNVLWNPGYTIQYPIDANPAFVIDSSSGQLTGSATLIGQYVVTVVAEEYRNGVLLTENRRDFQFNTAVCLSATVAGITPQTQFCTGTTFNFNHQSLFTSFYYWDFGDPTTTTDTSTSPNPTYTYPDTGTYMVTLVANPGYYCADTITTWIEIAEGIPVDWSYTGIDCIDGNALDFTVLSQHTPDAVFDWDFGDGTTSQVSNPSKSYAAPGEYLVTLTVSENACTTFLTDTVRIFPEVEPDFDTDTVVGCAPLTVQFVDNINTWVNISYLWEFGDGSASTASSPTHTYNLPGSYDVRLTIEVLEGCVDTHVVVIEDMVVVDPSPIAGFVVDPEVTSFFEPTVVVQDTSIGSYWTTFDMGDSTVYSASYFEHRYLEDGNYTVRQVVGNEFGCTDTMYRTVVVQPEYLLYVPNVFTPNQDGLNESFAPKIFGEVDYQFSVFSRWGDLVFYSEIVGEGWTGLDAKKDRPAPQDTYLWEVKVMDVNGATHRETGFFSLIR
- a CDS encoding T9SS type A sorting domain-containing protein, whose protein sequence is MKRTLLIATLVGAFITAFGQNDTIFYLDFESGVMPTNFVDTQDTADITVWQNYSLDSIPSANGLDPNWFLGPGIANVDTSNTVIASTSWLEGFAPGNRNYLISPAFFLVDDWTNLSWYSASRHAPIYLDGYSVVASTTGSRPEDFTDTLFRAAQWIGSNPNPTTDSPVPVFNNHRYSEGWVHGYDGTYLEIDGDSLNWRCVLQPHTVSLSQYEGMNVRIAFVHDSDDDNIISLDKILLRGTKIIGLEEEEALRADVYPNPAVGSINLRFTTEELSACTWKLHDLQGKVVSEGQLGTLMPGTHTVEVDLAGLSSGTYLLHYQVGSTSDSREIIVH